One Qiania dongpingensis genomic window carries:
- a CDS encoding metal-sensing transcriptional repressor, translating to MDCKKECCNCGKMKHRDEKEYKDLIHRLNRMEGQIRGIRSMVEEERYCVDILTQVQAVSSALNAFNRTLLSNHIKTCVVEDIRDGKEASVDELCKTIQKLMK from the coding sequence ATGGATTGTAAAAAAGAATGCTGCAATTGCGGAAAGATGAAGCACCGTGATGAAAAAGAATATAAGGATTTGATTCACCGTTTGAACCGGATGGAGGGGCAGATTCGCGGAATCCGGTCCATGGTGGAAGAAGAGCGGTATTGCGTGGATATTCTGACGCAGGTGCAGGCGGTGAGCTCTGCGCTCAACGCCTTTAACAGAACGCTTTTGTCCAACCATATCAAAACCTGTGTGGTAGAGGACATTCGGGACGGGAAAGAGGCGTCTGTGGACGAGTTGTGTAAAACGATCCAGAAACTGATGAAATAA
- a CDS encoding ribosome maturation factor RimP, whose product MTRKEDIEKRTEELLLPIVESHQFELVDVEFVKEGGNRFLRAYIDKPGGIAVDDCETVSRALSDILDREDYIADSYILEVSSPGLGRPLKKEKDFARSIGEEVEIRLYRPFHKEKEFIGILISYDDHSVTIEKEDGESIVFERTDIALIRLAFDFG is encoded by the coding sequence CTGACAAGAAAAGAAGACATTGAGAAACGTACCGAGGAACTGCTGCTTCCGATCGTGGAATCTCACCAGTTTGAGCTGGTGGATGTGGAATTCGTCAAAGAGGGCGGGAACCGTTTTCTGAGAGCCTACATCGATAAGCCGGGCGGGATAGCGGTGGATGACTGTGAGACAGTCAGCCGTGCGCTCAGCGATATTCTGGACAGAGAGGACTATATCGCCGACAGCTATATCCTGGAGGTCAGTTCACCGGGACTCGGCAGGCCCCTTAAAAAAGAAAAGGATTTTGCCAGAAGCATTGGAGAAGAGGTAGAGATTCGTCTGTACCGTCCCTTCCATAAGGAGAAGGAATTTATAGGAATACTGATATCCTATGATGACCATTCGGTAACTATTGAAAAAGAGGACGGGGAATCCATTGTTTTTGAGAGAACCGATATTGCATTGATTCGTTTGGCATTTGATTTCGGCTGA
- a CDS encoding phosphatidate cytidylyltransferase translates to MFRTRLISGVVLVLIAIGLLTLGGYVLAGGLLLISLIGMYELYRTVGIEKSLLGAVGYAMAALYYLILILSENPAVDSMPVIFFVVFLILLMAVYVFTFPRYQAGQVMTAFFGLVYVAVMLSYMYRTRVMEGGQLLVWLVILSSWGCDTCAYCVGMLIGKHKMAPRLSPKKSVEGAVGGILGAGILGAVYGAVFGSSVGAELTSPVLDCAIICMVGAVISQIGDLAASAIKRNHDVKDYGKLIPGHGGILDRFDSVIFVAPAIYYTIVLLTRGMEAFKWFL, encoded by the coding sequence ATGTTCAGGACCAGGTTGATAAGCGGCGTTGTTTTGGTTCTCATTGCCATAGGCCTTCTTACGCTGGGGGGATATGTCCTAGCAGGAGGGCTGCTCCTCATTTCTCTTATCGGTATGTATGAGCTGTACCGGACCGTCGGGATAGAGAAAAGCCTGCTTGGAGCGGTGGGATATGCAATGGCAGCGCTTTACTATCTCATTCTCATCCTTTCGGAAAACCCGGCGGTGGATTCCATGCCGGTGATTTTCTTTGTCGTATTTCTGATTCTTTTGATGGCGGTCTATGTGTTCACATTTCCGCGGTACCAGGCAGGACAGGTAATGACGGCGTTCTTCGGGCTGGTATATGTGGCTGTGATGCTGTCCTATATGTACCGGACCAGGGTGATGGAGGGAGGTCAGCTTCTGGTATGGCTGGTGATCTTAAGCTCCTGGGGATGTGATACCTGTGCATACTGTGTGGGCATGCTCATTGGAAAACATAAGATGGCGCCCCGTTTGAGTCCAAAGAAATCAGTAGAGGGCGCGGTAGGAGGTATTCTGGGGGCGGGAATCCTGGGCGCCGTTTACGGCGCAGTTTTTGGAAGCAGCGTGGGGGCAGAGCTCACTTCTCCGGTCCTGGACTGTGCTATTATCTGTATGGTGGGAGCGGTGATTTCCCAGATTGGGGATCTGGCGGCCTCTGCCATCAAGCGGAACCATGATGTAAAGGATTATGGAAAGCTGATTCCAGGTCATGGAGGCATCCTGGACCGGTTTGACAGCGTCATTTTTGTTGCCCCGGCCATTTATTACACCATTGTCCTGCTGACCCGGGGAATGGAAGCGTTTAAATGGTTTTTATAA
- the rseP gene encoding RIP metalloprotease RseP has protein sequence MILNIVLALLVFSILVVSHEFGHFLLAKKNGIGVVEFSVGMGPRIISGVKGGTRYSLKAIPFGGSCQMVGEDDEDESEDSFNSKSPLARFAVVAGGPIFNFLLALVLSIVVLSLAGVNEPRVYYVSEEYGAAKAGLEEGDLIKAIDGHKITLGRDIELYFLNHPMDGSPLTITYERDGETFTTELDPTYESYMTGFSYYATEEPAEITSLVEGLDMEKNGAKVGDTITAIDGIPIASGTALQTYFEEHPLSKDKAVTITCERDGESFNLTVTPAYYKSNTLGMEAVGYRNKNAGALSVIRSSFSEVRYWMSYTLTSLKMLVTGKVGVDDLSGPVGIVNMVGEVVEQSKPDGILYVFLNLMNFSILLSVNLGVLNLLPLPALDGGRLVFILIEIIRGKPVPREKEGMVHTIGIVLLMALMVFVLFNDVLKIVR, from the coding sequence ATGATCTTAAACATTGTGCTGGCACTTCTGGTGTTCAGCATCCTGGTGGTGTCCCATGAATTCGGACATTTCCTTTTGGCAAAGAAAAACGGTATCGGCGTCGTGGAGTTTTCCGTGGGCATGGGTCCACGGATCATAAGCGGCGTAAAGGGCGGGACCAGATATTCCCTGAAAGCAATCCCGTTTGGCGGTTCCTGCCAGATGGTCGGGGAAGACGATGAGGATGAAAGTGAGGATTCTTTCAACAGTAAATCTCCTCTTGCCAGGTTTGCGGTGGTGGCAGGCGGACCGATCTTTAATTTTCTGTTGGCACTTGTACTTTCTATTGTGGTACTGAGCCTGGCCGGAGTAAATGAGCCGAGAGTGTATTATGTGTCAGAAGAATACGGCGCCGCCAAGGCGGGTCTTGAAGAAGGAGACTTGATAAAGGCCATTGACGGCCATAAGATCACCCTCGGGCGGGACATCGAGCTTTATTTCCTGAACCATCCGATGGACGGTTCCCCTCTCACGATCACTTATGAACGGGATGGAGAGACGTTCACCACAGAACTGGACCCGACTTATGAATCCTATATGACCGGATTTTCCTATTATGCCACGGAAGAACCGGCTGAGATCACCAGCCTGGTGGAAGGCCTGGATATGGAGAAGAACGGTGCGAAGGTAGGAGATACCATCACGGCTATAGATGGGATTCCCATTGCCAGCGGCACAGCACTTCAGACATATTTTGAAGAGCATCCCCTCAGTAAGGATAAGGCGGTGACGATCACCTGTGAACGGGATGGAGAAAGCTTTAATCTGACTGTAACGCCTGCGTATTATAAATCCAATACTTTGGGAATGGAAGCGGTCGGCTACCGGAATAAGAACGCGGGAGCGCTTTCCGTGATCAGAAGCAGCTTTTCGGAAGTGCGGTATTGGATGAGCTATACCCTTACTTCTCTTAAGATGCTGGTCACCGGAAAGGTAGGAGTAGATGATCTGTCAGGCCCTGTTGGAATCGTGAACATGGTCGGAGAGGTTGTGGAGCAGAGTAAGCCGGACGGAATCCTTTATGTGTTCTTGAACCTGATGAATTTCAGCATCCTGCTCAGCGTGAACCTGGGCGTACTGAACCTTCTGCCGCTGCCGGCTTTGGACGGCGGCCGCCTGGTGTTCATTCTCATAGAGATCATCCGCGGAAAGCCTGTGCCAAGGGAGAAAGAAGGAATGGTGCATACCATCGGTATCGTGCTTTTGATGGCGCTCATGGTGTTTGTCCTGTTTAATGATGTCCTGAAGATTGTCCGCTGA
- a CDS encoding M20 family metallopeptidase, with protein MIDDGFHADMVVIGEPTNLTICRGCEGMLEVIIEVTGVPVHACNPELGVNAIEVMYEIMSEIKKIPVGTSEILNKGAINFGVIEGGSRSCVLPEKCTLKVSRFIVEGENGAQFMKQIEAILEEVKKKDERIQATAILGYDTLAGVVQDGAEVIEMLKEAGREVTGEAAPLTAMRAHMDADFLINKAGIPTVAFGPGDLDAYNAGAEWVNISDVVTAVKVYITAVMNLLG; from the coding sequence CTGATCGACGACGGGTTCCATGCCGATATGGTGGTGATCGGGGAGCCCACCAACCTGACCATCTGCCGCGGATGTGAGGGTATGCTGGAGGTCATCATTGAAGTCACCGGAGTCCCGGTTCATGCGTGCAATCCTGAGCTGGGCGTCAATGCCATCGAGGTCATGTATGAAATCATGTCGGAGATTAAAAAAATCCCGGTGGGAACCAGTGAAATATTAAACAAGGGAGCGATCAACTTCGGAGTGATTGAAGGCGGCTCAAGATCTTGTGTCCTTCCTGAGAAATGCACGCTTAAGGTCTCCAGATTCATTGTCGAAGGAGAAAACGGCGCTCAGTTCATGAAACAGATCGAAGCCATCCTGGAAGAAGTGAAGAAAAAAGACGAACGCATCCAGGCTACCGCCATCCTCGGCTATGATACCCTCGCCGGCGTCGTTCAAGACGGTGCGGAAGTGATCGAGATGTTAAAAGAAGCCGGCAGAGAGGTCACAGGAGAAGCCGCTCCTCTGACAGCCATGCGGGCCCATATGGACGCGGACTTCCTGATCAACAAAGCCGGTATTCCCACCGTGGCTTTCGGGCCCGGAGACTTGGACGCTTATAACGCAGGCGCCGAATGGGTCAATATCAGTGATGTCGTCACAGCTGTAAAGGTGTATATCACCGCCGTCATGAACTTGCTCGGATAA
- the ispG gene encoding flavodoxin-dependent (E)-4-hydroxy-3-methylbut-2-enyl-diphosphate synthase, whose product MEEYAMAYRDNTKRIRIGNREIGGGSPVLIQSMTNTRTEDIAATVTQIHRLEEAGCEIIRCAVPTMEAAHALKEIKKQISIPLVADIHFDYRLAIAAVENGADKIRINPGNIGSRERVEAVVNAAKERHVPIRVGVNSGSLEKELISKYRGVTAEGLVESALDKARLIEDMGYDNLVISIKSSDVLMCARAHELIAERTSYPLHVGITEAGTLHSGNIKSSLGLGIILYQGIGDTIRVSLTGDPLEEVRSAKQILRTMGLRKGGIEVVSCPTCGRTKIDLIGLANQVETMVSGMDGLELKVAVMGCVVNGPGEAREADIGIAGGIGEGLLIKKGEVVRKVPEKELLSVLKDELLHWKK is encoded by the coding sequence GTGGAGGAATATGCTATGGCATATCGGGATAATACAAAGAGAATCCGGATTGGAAACAGGGAGATCGGCGGCGGCAGCCCGGTCCTGATCCAGTCCATGACGAATACGAGGACAGAAGATATTGCCGCTACCGTGACTCAGATCCACAGACTGGAAGAGGCCGGCTGCGAGATCATCCGCTGTGCGGTGCCGACTATGGAAGCAGCCCATGCACTGAAAGAGATCAAGAAGCAGATATCCATCCCGCTGGTGGCGGATATTCATTTTGATTATCGGCTGGCAATAGCGGCAGTGGAAAACGGAGCGGATAAGATTCGCATCAATCCGGGGAATATTGGCTCGAGAGAGCGGGTAGAAGCCGTCGTAAACGCGGCGAAGGAGAGGCATGTCCCCATCCGCGTCGGTGTGAACAGCGGTTCCCTGGAGAAGGAGCTCATATCGAAATACAGAGGCGTAACGGCGGAAGGCCTTGTGGAGAGCGCTTTAGATAAGGCGCGTCTGATAGAGGATATGGGGTACGACAACCTGGTGATCAGCATCAAGTCCTCCGATGTGCTCATGTGTGCCAGAGCCCACGAGCTGATAGCGGAAAGGACGTCATATCCGCTACATGTGGGCATCACGGAAGCCGGAACGCTGCATTCGGGGAATATCAAATCGTCGCTGGGCCTGGGTATCATCCTGTATCAGGGAATCGGCGATACCATTCGGGTATCCCTCACGGGAGATCCGTTGGAAGAGGTGAGGTCGGCGAAGCAGATCCTCCGCACCATGGGACTCAGAAAAGGCGGCATCGAAGTGGTGTCCTGTCCTACCTGCGGCCGTACCAAGATTGATCTGATCGGTCTGGCAAATCAGGTGGAGACCATGGTATCCGGCATGGATGGCCTGGAGCTTAAGGTGGCGGTCATGGGCTGCGTGGTCAACGGACCGGGAGAAGCGAGAGAGGCGGATATTGGAATTGCGGGAGGGATCGGCGAAGGCCTTTTGATCAAAAAGGGCGAGGTCGTGCGGAAGGTACCCGAGAAGGAACTTCTGTCGGTACTTAAGGACGAGCTGTTGCATTGGAAGAAGTAG
- a CDS encoding PolC-type DNA polymerase III, with the protein MGKKFWEVIPKLQVSDEMRELLELVTIEKVAANKDRSSIRIYIVSERLIHKRNIYILEASIKKQLFGGYETEIKIQETYRLSAQYNPEKLMRVYRDSILLELKMYSLIEYNIFRKAQWEFPEENILTLEVENDIVTKSKVDELKRVLEKVFNERCGFGIEVRYLYKECRLGQHEKEKEQLTKKQAARVVRQSSFAAAEEEKLKELDEKNEPAAEEKKPAPRTAVKKGGYFGRRSKMRHDDVLFGYDFDDGEEVSLDQIIGEMGEVVICGKVLRLEERELRSGKTIMIFDITDFTDTITVKMFIKPEMIDEVRGFLKTGIFLKIKGITNIDKFDGELTIASVTGIRKAADFTSKRQDNSDVKRVELHCHTKMSDMDGVSDVKDLIKRAKSWGMPAMAITDHGCVQAFPDAFHTFDYNQFETIKTDPFKVIYGVEGYLVDDLKDVVVRSENQSLLDTYVVFDIETTGLSAAKNRIIEIGAVKVVNGEINDRFSAFVNPELPIPFEIEKLTGINDSMVIGKPTIETVLPQFLEFCGDSVMVAHNASFDMSFIEHNSGLLGINYKPTVVDTVTLARILLPELKRYKLDTVAKALGVSLENHHRAVDDAEATAHIFVAFVEKLRKKNVETLDGVNELGSMSVDNIRKMPTYHVIILAKNDTGRVNLYKLISMSHLTYFARRPRIPKSELAKHREGLIIGSACEAGELFQAVLGGAPDEELARLVKFYDYLEVQPIANNAFMLREGKHGIKSEEDLQNLNLKIIELGEQFKKPVVATCDVHFLNPEDEIYRRIIMAGQGFSDCDNQAPLYLRTTEEMLKEFAYLSPEKAYEIVVTNSNKIADMCERIAPVRPDKCPPVIENSDVELRTMCYDKAKSIYGSPLPEVVEERLERELHSIITNGFAVMYIIAQKLVWKSNEDGYLVGSRGSVGSSFVATMSGITEVNPLSPHYYCENCHYSEFDSEDVKKFSGGAGCDMPDKDCPVCGRPLKKNGFDIPFETFLGFKGDKEPDIDLNFSGDYQSKAHAYTEVIFGKGHTFRAGTIGTLADKTAFGYVKKYFEERGTRKRNAEINRIVLGCVGVRRTTGQHPGGIVVMPHGEEINSFTPIQHPANDMTTDIVTTHFDYHSIDHNLLKLDILGHDDPTMIRMLEDLTGLDAKEIPLDCKEVMSLFQNTSALKIKPEDIGGCKLGALGIPEFGTDFAMQMLIDAKPTCFSDLVRISGLSHGTDVWLGNAQDLILSGQATIQTAICTRDDIMIYLIHMGMDKSLSFTIMEAVRKGKGLKPEWEKAMKEAGVPDWYIGSCKKIKYMFPKAHAAAYVMMAWRIAYCKVFYPLAYYAAFFSIRASGFSYEIMCQGRDKLEYYLQDYKNRSDTLSKKEQDTLRDMRIVQEMYARGFEFMPIDIYRAKADKFQIVDGKLMPSLSSIDGLGGKAADAVVEAVEKGERFLSLEDFWQKTKVPKTTIDLMADMGIFGDLPKSNQLSLFDL; encoded by the coding sequence ATGGGAAAGAAATTCTGGGAAGTCATTCCAAAGCTGCAGGTTTCGGACGAAATGAGGGAGCTTCTGGAGCTGGTCACCATAGAAAAAGTGGCGGCCAACAAGGACAGAAGCTCCATCCGTATTTATATCGTCTCCGAAAGGCTGATACATAAAAGAAACATCTACATATTGGAAGCAAGCATAAAGAAGCAGCTGTTCGGCGGCTATGAGACAGAGATCAAGATTCAGGAGACGTACCGGCTGTCGGCCCAGTATAATCCGGAAAAGCTGATGCGGGTCTACCGGGACAGCATCCTTTTGGAACTTAAAATGTACAGCCTTATCGAATATAATATTTTTCGAAAGGCCCAGTGGGAATTTCCGGAGGAGAATATCCTGACGCTGGAGGTGGAGAATGATATCGTCACCAAGAGCAAAGTGGATGAGCTTAAGAGGGTGCTGGAAAAGGTGTTCAATGAACGCTGCGGCTTTGGAATAGAAGTTCGCTATCTCTATAAGGAATGTCGGCTGGGACAGCATGAAAAGGAAAAAGAACAGCTTACAAAAAAGCAGGCTGCCCGGGTAGTGCGGCAGTCTTCTTTTGCTGCGGCAGAAGAAGAAAAATTAAAGGAGCTGGATGAAAAGAATGAGCCCGCGGCGGAGGAAAAAAAGCCGGCGCCCAGGACGGCAGTGAAAAAGGGCGGCTATTTCGGCAGAAGGAGCAAAATGCGTCATGACGACGTTTTGTTCGGATATGACTTTGACGATGGAGAAGAGGTGTCCTTAGACCAGATCATCGGCGAGATGGGAGAGGTGGTCATCTGCGGAAAGGTACTCCGATTGGAGGAAAGGGAGCTTCGCAGCGGGAAAACCATCATGATTTTCGATATCACGGATTTTACCGATACGATCACTGTGAAGATGTTCATCAAGCCGGAGATGATCGACGAGGTCCGCGGCTTCTTAAAGACAGGGATATTCCTCAAGATCAAAGGAATTACCAATATTGACAAGTTTGATGGAGAGCTTACGATCGCGTCGGTCACCGGAATCCGAAAGGCTGCTGATTTCACTTCCAAAAGACAGGATAACAGCGATGTGAAAAGGGTTGAGCTTCACTGCCATACAAAGATGAGCGATATGGACGGCGTTTCGGATGTAAAGGATCTGATAAAACGGGCCAAATCCTGGGGAATGCCGGCTATGGCCATCACCGATCATGGCTGCGTACAGGCATTTCCGGACGCGTTCCATACTTTCGATTATAATCAGTTTGAGACCATTAAGACAGATCCCTTCAAGGTGATATATGGCGTGGAGGGATATCTGGTAGACGATTTGAAGGATGTGGTGGTGCGTTCGGAAAACCAGTCTCTTTTGGATACTTATGTGGTGTTCGATATCGAGACGACAGGCCTCAGCGCTGCGAAAAACAGAATTATCGAGATAGGCGCGGTAAAGGTAGTGAATGGAGAGATCAACGATCGGTTTTCTGCCTTTGTGAATCCGGAGCTTCCCATACCCTTTGAGATTGAGAAGCTGACCGGCATCAATGACAGTATGGTCATCGGGAAACCGACCATAGAGACGGTCCTTCCGCAGTTTCTCGAATTTTGCGGAGATTCTGTCATGGTGGCCCATAATGCGTCCTTTGATATGAGCTTTATCGAGCACAACTCAGGGCTTCTCGGTATAAACTATAAACCAACTGTTGTGGATACGGTGACCCTGGCCAGGATCCTCCTTCCGGAGCTTAAACGGTATAAGCTGGATACGGTGGCAAAAGCCCTGGGTGTATCCCTGGAGAATCATCACAGGGCGGTGGATGATGCGGAGGCGACGGCACATATTTTTGTGGCTTTTGTGGAAAAGCTCCGTAAGAAAAATGTGGAGACTTTAGACGGAGTAAATGAGCTGGGCAGTATGTCCGTGGACAATATCCGGAAAATGCCCACCTATCATGTGATTATCCTGGCCAAGAACGATACGGGGCGCGTGAACCTGTATAAGCTCATTTCCATGTCTCATCTGACCTATTTTGCCAGAAGGCCCAGAATTCCAAAAAGTGAGCTTGCAAAGCATAGGGAGGGCCTGATTATCGGCTCGGCCTGTGAAGCGGGAGAGCTGTTTCAGGCGGTCCTGGGAGGGGCGCCCGACGAGGAGCTGGCGCGCCTGGTGAAATTTTACGATTATCTGGAGGTCCAGCCCATTGCCAATAATGCTTTTATGCTGAGGGAAGGCAAACACGGGATTAAGAGCGAGGAAGATCTGCAGAATCTGAATCTTAAGATCATTGAACTGGGAGAGCAGTTTAAGAAACCGGTGGTCGCCACCTGCGACGTACATTTTCTGAACCCTGAGGACGAGATCTACCGGAGGATCATCATGGCGGGCCAGGGATTTTCAGACTGCGACAACCAGGCGCCCCTATATCTGCGGACAACGGAGGAGATGCTTAAGGAATTCGCTTATCTGAGCCCGGAGAAAGCCTACGAGATTGTGGTGACCAACAGCAATAAAATTGCCGATATGTGTGAGAGGATTGCTCCAGTGAGGCCGGACAAGTGCCCTCCTGTCATCGAGAATTCCGACGTGGAGCTTCGTACCATGTGCTATGATAAGGCGAAGTCCATTTATGGGAGCCCGCTGCCGGAGGTGGTGGAGGAGCGTCTGGAGAGGGAGCTCCATTCCATCATCACCAACGGCTTCGCCGTTATGTATATCATCGCGCAGAAGCTGGTGTGGAAATCCAACGAAGACGGCTATCTGGTCGGCTCCCGTGGCTCTGTTGGCTCCTCCTTTGTGGCTACCATGTCGGGAATCACGGAGGTGAATCCTCTTTCCCCTCACTATTATTGTGAAAACTGCCACTACAGTGAATTTGATTCAGAGGATGTGAAAAAATTCAGCGGCGGTGCAGGATGCGACATGCCTGACAAGGATTGTCCCGTCTGCGGAAGGCCCCTTAAGAAAAACGGATTTGATATCCCCTTTGAAACGTTCCTGGGATTTAAAGGAGATAAGGAGCCGGATATCGACCTGAACTTCTCCGGTGATTATCAGAGCAAGGCCCATGCCTATACGGAAGTGATATTCGGGAAGGGTCATACCTTCCGGGCGGGCACCATCGGCACTCTGGCGGATAAGACGGCTTTCGGCTATGTAAAGAAATATTTTGAAGAGCGGGGGACCAGAAAGAGAAACGCGGAGATCAACAGGATCGTTTTGGGCTGCGTGGGCGTCAGAAGGACGACAGGGCAGCATCCCGGAGGCATCGTGGTCATGCCTCATGGAGAAGAAATCAATTCCTTCACGCCAATCCAGCATCCGGCCAATGATATGACCACGGATATTGTCACCACACATTTTGACTATCATTCCATCGATCATAACCTGCTCAAGCTGGACATTCTTGGACACGACGATCCTACCATGATCCGCATGCTGGAGGACCTGACGGGACTGGACGCGAAGGAAATTCCGCTTGATTGTAAGGAAGTTATGAGTCTCTTTCAGAATACCAGCGCCCTCAAAATAAAGCCGGAGGATATCGGCGGCTGTAAGCTGGGAGCGCTGGGAATCCCTGAGTTTGGGACAGATTTTGCCATGCAGATGCTTATTGACGCAAAGCCGACCTGCTTTTCCGACCTGGTCCGGATCTCCGGCCTTTCCCATGGCACGGACGTCTGGCTTGGGAACGCGCAGGATCTGATCCTCAGCGGACAGGCGACGATTCAGACTGCTATCTGTACCCGTGATGATATCATGATCTATCTGATTCATATGGGGATGGATAAGAGCCTTTCTTTTACCATCATGGAAGCCGTCCGAAAGGGCAAGGGCCTTAAGCCGGAGTGGGAAAAGGCCATGAAGGAGGCGGGGGTGCCCGACTGGTATATAGGCTCCTGTAAGAAGATCAAATACATGTTCCCTAAGGCGCATGCGGCGGCTTATGTCATGATGGCCTGGCGGATCGCGTACTGTAAGGTGTTTTATCCGCTGGCGTACTATGCGGCGTTTTTCAGTATCCGAGCATCCGGATTCTCTTATGAGATTATGTGCCAGGGGCGGGACAAGCTGGAATATTACCTGCAGGATTATAAAAATCGCTCGGATACTCTTTCTAAGAAGGAGCAGGATACCCTCCGCGACATGCGGATCGTCCAGGAAATGTATGCCAGAGGATTTGAATTCATGCCCATTGACATTTACCGGGCGAAGGCGGACAAATTCCAGATTGTCGACGGGAAACTGATGCCGTCTTTAAGCTCCATTGACGGGCTGGGGGGTAAGGCTGCCGATGCCGTGGTGGAAGCGGTGGAGAAAGGAGAGCGGTTCTTATCTCTGGAAGACTTCTGGCAGAAGACGAAGGTGCCGAAGACTACCATTGATCTGATGGCGGATATGGGTATCTTCGGGGATCTTCCGAAGAGCAATCAACTGTCGCTCTTTGATCTATAG
- a CDS encoding 1-deoxy-D-xylulose-5-phosphate reductoisomerase has product MKKISILGSTGSIGTQTLEVVRENPDMQVTALAAGTNIELLEAQAREFCPRLVSLWDEEKAKDLAVRLADTGIQVLAGMEGLLSAATEETAEIVVTGVVGMIGIRPTIAAIEAGKDIALANKETLVTAGHLIMPLAKKNGVRILPVDSEHSAIFQSRNGEEGNKIEKILLTASGGPFRGFTRKQMEGIRLQDALKHPNWSMGHKVTIDSSTLVNKGLEVMEAKWLFDVELSDVQVVVQPQSIIHSMVQYEDGAVIAQMGTPDMKLPIQYALLYPERRHMNGERLDFWSLRSIEFEAPDLKNFPGLSMAYEAGEKGGTMPTVFNAANEWAVAAFLRQKIGYLQITDIIEAAMARHKRQENPGLEEILQAEAETYSYIEDRW; this is encoded by the coding sequence ATGAAGAAGATTTCGATATTGGGCTCCACAGGCTCCATTGGGACACAGACCTTAGAGGTGGTGCGTGAGAATCCGGATATGCAGGTGACCGCGCTGGCGGCCGGAACTAACATAGAGCTTCTGGAGGCACAGGCGAGAGAATTCTGCCCCAGGCTGGTGAGCCTCTGGGACGAGGAAAAAGCGAAGGACCTGGCCGTAAGGCTTGCGGATACGGGGATCCAGGTGCTGGCCGGAATGGAAGGACTTCTTTCCGCAGCCACGGAAGAAACGGCTGAGATCGTGGTGACCGGAGTTGTAGGCATGATCGGCATCCGGCCTACCATCGCAGCCATTGAGGCGGGAAAGGATATTGCCTTAGCCAATAAGGAAACACTTGTGACGGCGGGGCATCTGATCATGCCGCTGGCGAAAAAAAACGGTGTGAGGATTCTCCCGGTGGACAGTGAGCACAGCGCCATTTTCCAATCCCGGAACGGGGAAGAAGGAAATAAAATAGAGAAGATCCTCCTGACGGCCTCAGGAGGCCCCTTCCGCGGATTTACGAGAAAACAGATGGAAGGAATACGGCTTCAGGACGCGCTGAAGCATCCGAATTGGTCCATGGGCCACAAGGTGACGATTGATTCCTCCACGCTGGTGAATAAGGGGCTGGAGGTCATGGAGGCGAAATGGCTGTTTGACGTGGAGCTTTCCGACGTACAGGTGGTAGTCCAGCCCCAAAGCATCATTCATTCCATGGTCCAGTATGAGGACGGGGCGGTGATCGCCCAGATGGGAACTCCGGATATGAAGCTGCCGATCCAGTATGCGCTTTTATACCCGGAAAGGCGGCACATGAATGGAGAACGGCTGGATTTCTGGAGTCTTCGTTCCATAGAATTTGAGGCTCCGGATCTTAAAAACTTTCCGGGGCTCTCCATGGCCTATGAGGCCGGAGAAAAGGGCGGCACGATGCCGACCGTGTTTAACGCGGCCAACGAATGGGCTGTGGCGGCATTCTTACGGCAGAAAATCGGATATTTGCAGATCACGGATATTATAGAAGCCGCGATGGCCCGTCATAAGCGGCAGGAGAACCCTGGATTGGAAGAAATCCTCCAGGCAGAAGCAGAAACATATTCCTATATTGAAGACAGGTGGTAG